One genomic segment of Salinigranum rubrum includes these proteins:
- a CDS encoding PH domain-containing protein — MSDSEATLTQQVSGIDLFEDEELLHDLRPSWANWWKSLVLYSVLSLFTLGLTLPFFAIPYLQRKNTRYIVTNERVVKRSGLFSTSTSEYRITDIREIHTAASWGERMMNVGTVRLSTDPRDSNLTLGGISDHNDVARSIRSAQR, encoded by the coding sequence ATGTCCGATTCTGAGGCAACGCTGACACAACAGGTCAGCGGGATTGATCTGTTCGAGGACGAAGAACTACTCCACGATCTTCGGCCGTCGTGGGCCAACTGGTGGAAGAGTCTTGTGCTGTATAGTGTGCTCTCGCTGTTCACGCTCGGACTCACACTACCGTTCTTTGCGATCCCCTACCTGCAGCGCAAGAACACTCGCTACATCGTCACAAACGAACGCGTGGTCAAGCGGTCGGGGTTGTTCTCCACTTCGACGAGTGAGTACCGAATCACCGACATCCGTGAAATCCACACCGCTGCGTCGTGGGGCGAACGGATGATGAACGTAGGGACGGTCAGACTCTCGACAGACCCGCGGGACTCAAACCTAACACTTGGCGGAATCTCGGATCACAACGACGTCGCGAGGTCAATTCGGTCAGCACAACGCTGA
- a CDS encoding ribbon-helix-helix protein, CopG family gives MKRDKRIQTSVTQDVKRDFRVAAAEQDMDMSELLRELIHEYLDERKGAEEGNPNALTQTAD, from the coding sequence ATGAAGCGTGACAAGAGGATTCAGACAAGCGTAACCCAAGATGTGAAACGGGATTTTCGAGTAGCTGCCGCTGAGCAGGATATGGATATGTCTGAATTGCTCCGCGAACTCATTCATGAATATCTTGACGAACGTAAGGGGGCGGAAGAGGGAAATCCGAACGCGCTGACGCAGACGGCTGACTGA
- a CDS encoding FxLYD domain-containing protein: MNRRQFLVMCGATGVAGCSASEDVETEATPEPAADGGSNQNSGGSQSTQTATPEPTATETPEPTPTGTPTPAGEAQITITAQSLEREEGEFSTTTYAAATVINEADAMSGQIELRARFYNDADEVVTTERAYLAALPGGATWQAVVPVLGDASQVARTEVFGEFNAVGPQTNPDDVSLDESQLEITERETFVTGSATNNRPGPLSYLEATVLFMASENVVLGSNYTNITDLPSGESWRFEVQWLGTSWHPRNAQSHQVFLTTNAL; this comes from the coding sequence ATGAACCGGCGACAGTTTCTCGTCATGTGTGGGGCGACGGGTGTGGCGGGGTGTTCGGCAAGCGAGGACGTCGAAACGGAGGCGACACCAGAGCCCGCAGCTGACGGGGGATCGAACCAAAACAGCGGTGGCTCACAGTCGACACAGACGGCGACACCAGAACCGACGGCCACTGAAACCCCGGAACCAACACCGACTGGGACCCCGACCCCGGCCGGCGAAGCCCAGATCACGATCACGGCGCAGTCGCTCGAACGCGAGGAGGGTGAGTTCTCGACGACGACCTACGCCGCAGCGACCGTCATCAACGAAGCCGACGCGATGAGCGGGCAGATCGAGCTTCGGGCACGGTTTTACAACGACGCGGACGAGGTCGTCACGACCGAACGGGCATATCTGGCCGCGCTTCCGGGCGGGGCGACATGGCAGGCCGTGGTACCTGTGCTTGGCGACGCCTCGCAGGTCGCTCGGACGGAGGTGTTCGGTGAGTTCAACGCGGTGGGGCCACAGACGAACCCCGACGACGTCAGCCTCGACGAGTCGCAGCTGGAGATCACCGAGCGTGAGACGTTCGTGACGGGGAGTGCGACCAACAACCGACCGGGGCCACTGAGCTACCTCGAAGCGACCGTCTTGTTCATGGCTTCCGAGAACGTGGTTCTCGGTTCGAACTACACGAACATCACCGATCTCCCGAGTGGCGAATCGTGGCGATTCGAGGTCCAGTGGCTCGGGACGTCGTGGCACCCCCGGAACGCACAGTCTCATCAGGTATTCTTGACGACGAACGCGTTGTGA